The genome window TGTTTGACCCCTGCCCCATGCCCAATTCCCCATTCCCATTCCCATTCCCCATTCCCCAAGTTTCCTTATCTATGATTCCTGTTATTTCGACTATTCCTGTGGTGCAGCTTGCTTCGGGCGATCGGCTTTCACTGCAAGTCTATCAGTTCCAAGGTGCGATTCCCGGCAAAAAAGCTTATCTCCAATCTAACCTCCACGGCGCTGAGATTAGCGGTAATGCGGTGATTTACCAATTAATTGAGTTTTTAATGTCTTTAGACAGCAGCCAGTTAATCGGGGAAATTTGGCTGGTTCCGGTTTGCAATCCTGTGGGTGTCAGTCAGCGATCGCACCATTTTTCCCCTGGTCGCTACAATCTTTATGATGGGGTAAATTGGAACCGGATTTTCTGGGATTTTGAAAAGCAAGGTGAAGATATTCTGGGTTTTGCTAAGTCTCACCTCCATCTCGATGCCGATACTGTCAAAGTTAATTACAGAAAAGCGATTGCTTTGAGTTTTGCGAAAGAGTTGGCAAAAATTAACGCTCCTAGTTGCCGCCCCTACAGCGAACTTTACCGATATCAGCTACAATCTTTGTGTTTGGATGCTGACTACGTGCTCGATTTGCACAGTTCTACGAATCAAAGTTTAGATTACCTTTACTGTTTTAGTTCCCGCGAGGATAGTGCGAAAGCTTTTTTGCTCGATCGCGCAATCTTGATGGACGAGTACGACGGCGATGCTTTTGACGAGGCGTTTCTCAAGCCTTGGCTGGCGCTGGAGAAGGTTTTGGCCCAGTTGGGAAGTGCGATCGAATTTGACATAGAAGCTTGGACTTTAGAATTAGGTTCGGGGATGGAAATGAATCCCCAGTCGGTGGCGAATGGCTTGCGGGGCATCAAAAATTACTTAGCCAGTAAGGGTTTATTGAAAATCGATGGATTTCCTCTGCCGGAAACTGCGGCGCATCAAGTTATTTTTACCCCCAAGAATTCCGCGATCAAATACTACGCGCCGGCGGGGGGGATGATTCAAAATCGAGTGCAATTGGGGAGTTATGTCAAAAAGGGCGATCGGCTTTATCAAATTCTCAGCTTTAATAAGAATGGGGAATTTCCCAGTTTGGTTGATGTTTGTGCTGAGTCGGATGTTTTCATTTTTGATGTTTCGACCAATCAGTCAGTAAATCAAGGAGAGTATGTGTTGTCGGTGATGGCAGATTGAAAATACCGAGAAACCGGGTTTCTTCAAGAAACCTGGTTTCTGAAAACCTCTTGGTAGTCGAACCATAAATTACGATATACTATTGAATAGGGCTTGTTTAAATTCGGCTGCACTTTTATAATAAATTTCAGGATTGTCAATTAAAGCGCGATCGATAACTGTGGCTACCGGTTTAGGAATCGCAGAAGTGCGATCGCGCACAGGAACCTCATCATTTTGCAACACAGCCAAAAACGGGTCTCGATCCTGCAAATTTCGCGGGGAATATCCCGTTATCATCACATACAAACAAGCCGCTCGATTCGGGATTTGGGATTACAAAAACTTCTACTCCCCCCCTTAGCACTAAGCTGTCGCGCATTTAAATTGTAGATTCAGGGCGGGCGGGACACCCCACAAGACGGGGAATTGTTTTTTAACAGACAATTTAAATGTAGAACAGCTTATGCTTTATAAACATCTTTCTGGGAGCATCTCACTTGTGCCCACACCTATTGGTCGATAATTCCTAATGGTAGCCCCTGTGTTGTTGCTGCCAAATTAGAATGCAATTTCAATCCCTGAGCATATTTACTATCAAGATATCCGACTCCTTTGATGGTTTTATGCGTAGTGTAATTTAATTCGGTTGTATGTTGTATTGCTCAGATAATTTGATGATTTTTGATTTTTGAAAGCGTCGCATCTACGTGTCCTCTCCTAAGCTGAGCTGGTTTTATGTATGGTGAATCCCAGAAATCATTAGTAGCTTTAGTTTCTGTCCATGTACCACTAGCTTGAGCTACACTGGAGGTTTGTTGCTCGCTCAAGTTAGAGACAATTTTCATAAATCTCTTTGTTCTTCTTACATCTGGCAATTGAGTTTTTTCTAATTCTTGCCTTACCTATCGATCGATCGTTTTAACCTGATTTCTGGGCGATCGCCGCAGCGTTCAACTGCACAGATGTTGATTTTTGTCAACTTTCTTGTTAAGAAAAATGTTGATCGAGCATAGCTTAGCAAGGGCGGTTTCATTCGACCTAGGGGCAAACCCTCGTGAAGAGCTCCGATATTTGAAACACCGATTCCCTCGTCCGTGGAGGGGGTAGGCATTCTTGGCGCTACTCCTACAAAACGATGATTTCCCTGAGAATGAAACAGCCCTGCTTTGTTCTGCAAGATGACGGGCTTTGATATTGGGATATTACTATGGAATGTTGATTTTTCACCCCCTAGTTAACAATTATTAACAGTAGGCACACCGCAAAGGAAAAGGAGTATCCCGCAGGGGGAGTAGGACACAGCAATGCCTTGTCCCTACGGTTGGCTTTGAGTTTTAATACTTGTTATAAGATTGACGATTGTAGAGTTTTACAATCTTTAAAATAGCTGAGCGCGCTAGCACAAAAGAAGAGATGCCGTAGTATTCCTATAGTATTAAACACCCTAAATTATACACTTCTGACTTTAGGGAGAGGGAACTGAACGAATTAATTTCTACTATTAATTTAAGTAGAGCAAAGAGGAAAAAACACATGGCACTTCAAAAATTAGCAGACTTTTATCCTAACTATCAGGAAGAAATATTTGCTGGAGACGACATCAAGGGATTTGATGTTTATGCGGGCGACTCTGATGAAAAAGTAGGCACGGTTTATGATGCTTTGGTTGATGACACTGGTCGTTTCCGCTATCTGGTAATTGATACCGGTATTTGGATTTTTGGCAAAAAAGTATTGTTGCCAATCGGCTCAGCTCGCTTCGACTACGGAGCCCGTCGCGTCTACGCAACAGGCCTTCGCAGCAAAGCTCAAGCAGAACAATTGCCGGCTTACAATGAATTAGAATCAGTAGATTACGATCGCGAAGAACAGGTAAGAGGCGTTTACCGCAATCAAGAAACTGCCGCTGTCAGCACTGCAACTCCTGCTAGCTACGATCGCAGCAGCTACAGCTACGATATGGACCGCCCCCTCTACGACACCAACGAACAGCAGCACCAAAATCTCAAGCTTTATGAAGAACGCTTGATTGCCAACAAACAGCGCGCAAAAACAGGTGAAGTAGCAGTTGGCAAGCGCGTGGAAACTGAAACAGCGCGAGCTTCAGTACCCATTGAAAAAGAACGAGTCGTAATCGATCGAGTAACCCCGGTAGAAGCGGGTCGAGTAGTTTCAGTCGGTGACGCTGACTTCCAATCAGGGGAAGTTGCACGCATAGAAGTCTACGAAGAAACGGCCGACATTCACAAGGAAGCTTTCGTCCGGGAAGAAGTCAACGTCAGAAAAGAAGTTGTTCGCAGCACGGTTGAGGGCGAAGAAACCTTGCGTCGTGAAGAATTAGACGTTAAGACTGATGGAACTGCGGTTGTAGATAATAAAAATCCAAAGATCTAAACCAACCGCAACAGGTATTGCGTAGGAATTGCGCCTTAATGACATAATTCTGTCACTGCCCAGGTTTGATTTGATTTGTGGCGATCGCGCAATTCCTATGTGAGCGGCGGCGGGGGTACAAAACTTGTCTGGTTTTGGCAACCTTTATGCACTTTCCCCGCCTTTACCAATTTCCCCTTACCAATTCATAATAAAAGTCCCCAAGCAGGAAAGTTTAAAAAATGAACGGTCAAGCATCAGCAGAAAAGATAGCAACTGCCAAATCAATAACCCGTCTCAACCGGGTGCCTGAAAAAGTCAGAACTAAGCTAAAAAGTTTTACCGTCAAAGACAACCAAGGTCACTTAGTAGGCAAAGTTAAAGATGTCTATTTTGATGCTAACGGTCAGTTAAACTTTGTCGTGGCCGGGCTAGGCAGCGAAAACACCCGCATTTTTTTATTAAGTGTTAAGCTGCTAAAAAAAGTCGATTATCACCAAAAAGTGCTGTTTGTAACTATTAATTCGTCTCAAGTCGATATGCTGCCGGTAGTTTCGGAAAATGACTGGGATACGTATTTAGAAAATGCCTCTGAACCGCATAGTGAATTTAGCAACAGTGAGTTAACAAATCCCTCAACAGTTATGTCAAATCTAACAGATGCCGATCGCACAGATGCAAATTTGGAGATAGATCGGGATGAGGAAAACTTCGATATTGTCGATCGAGAAGTAATTCGCCTGTTAGAAGAACGATTGGTGATCGATCGCAGCAAGCGCAAAGTCGGCGAAGTCATAGTGCGTAAAGAAATTGAAACTCGGATGGTACAAGTACCCATCCAGTGGGAAAAGCTGATTGTCGAACAAGTCGGCGACGATCCCAAGGTGTTGGCAGAAATAGATTTAGGCGAGGGAAACATCACCGGTATAGATTTGACGGAGATTAAGACCGATCGCCAAGAACCGACAGTTAAGGCTGAATTTACCTCTGTGCAGAAAGCTAGCAAAATCTTAAATTCGATCGCCTCTCAACCCCGCCACGGTTGCGTTAAAGTCCGCCTCGAACTCGTTCTGGAAGACAAGCAACTTGAGGATACTTACCAAAAATGGATGACGGAACACCACCCTGAGAGTTAAAATATTCGTCCTTTTCGGTGCAGATTTTAGCTATTAGCGAGAAACTTAAATCTAAGAGTGGACTGTGGCGAGTCGTGCTGGGGAGGAAGTTCACCGCCATCTACTAAGATCGGGTTCGGAATTAACCGTAATTTTGGTAGGGGCGGGTTCACCAATATCTATAATACAAGCGCGAGATCCGTAAGCCCGCCCCGACCGGGATATTTAAATTTTTAGCGATCGACCTCTAGACAAAATTGTACCGACTTGCGGTAAAATTGTGGTGGTCAAATTTAAAAGTATTTGAAAATGCCCAGCACAATCTCCGACATTAAAGTAACAACGATCGCAGGCGAAGACAAGCAGCTAGGAGAGTACGCTGGCAAGGTACTCTTGATAGTTAATGTAGCTTCCAAATGTGGCTATACGCC of Oscillatoria nigro-viridis PCC 7112 contains these proteins:
- a CDS encoding succinylglutamate desuccinylase/aspartoacylase family protein, translated to MIPVISTIPVVQLASGDRLSLQVYQFQGAIPGKKAYLQSNLHGAEISGNAVIYQLIEFLMSLDSSQLIGEIWLVPVCNPVGVSQRSHHFSPGRYNLYDGVNWNRIFWDFEKQGEDILGFAKSHLHLDADTVKVNYRKAIALSFAKELAKINAPSCRPYSELYRYQLQSLCLDADYVLDLHSSTNQSLDYLYCFSSREDSAKAFLLDRAILMDEYDGDAFDEAFLKPWLALEKVLAQLGSAIEFDIEAWTLELGSGMEMNPQSVANGLRGIKNYLASKGLLKIDGFPLPETAAHQVIFTPKNSAIKYYAPAGGMIQNRVQLGSYVKKGDRLYQILSFNKNGEFPSLVDVCAESDVFIFDVSTNQSVNQGEYVLSVMAD
- a CDS encoding DUF2382 domain-containing protein translates to MALQKLADFYPNYQEEIFAGDDIKGFDVYAGDSDEKVGTVYDALVDDTGRFRYLVIDTGIWIFGKKVLLPIGSARFDYGARRVYATGLRSKAQAEQLPAYNELESVDYDREEQVRGVYRNQETAAVSTATPASYDRSSYSYDMDRPLYDTNEQQHQNLKLYEERLIANKQRAKTGEVAVGKRVETETARASVPIEKERVVIDRVTPVEAGRVVSVGDADFQSGEVARIEVYEETADIHKEAFVREEVNVRKEVVRSTVEGEETLRREELDVKTDGTAVVDNKNPKI
- a CDS encoding YsnF/AvaK domain-containing protein, with protein sequence MNGQASAEKIATAKSITRLNRVPEKVRTKLKSFTVKDNQGHLVGKVKDVYFDANGQLNFVVAGLGSENTRIFLLSVKLLKKVDYHQKVLFVTINSSQVDMLPVVSENDWDTYLENASEPHSEFSNSELTNPSTVMSNLTDADRTDANLEIDRDEENFDIVDREVIRLLEERLVIDRSKRKVGEVIVRKEIETRMVQVPIQWEKLIVEQVGDDPKVLAEIDLGEGNITGIDLTEIKTDRQEPTVKAEFTSVQKASKILNSIASQPRHGCVKVRLELVLEDKQLEDTYQKWMTEHHPES